AACGTAATACCCCAATAACTTTATTACTTCTTAACAAACTACTGGATTGTTTGATTTTCCGCTTGCAGAAAGCAAGCTCCACCGTTCATTCCATTAGAAGTGCCGAAACCATCCCAGTCGCTTGCTCTTAATCTGTTCGAACCGGAGTCGCCCGAAGTAGAGCCTGTTTTCACCGAAGATAGTGAGCCAGAAGAAGGGCCCAATGTCGTTGTTGAGCCTTCTTATGGAACAGAAGATGAACTGTTGGCAGAGTTCAAGAAAAGCAATTTCGATGCCGTCACTAGATTGTTTCTGCAGTACTATTCTGGAAGAAAGAGCTGCCAGATGCTCACAAATCTCGTGCgtataatgaaaacaaatcctTTATATTCGCCcgaagaaaaccaaaaattatcCCCGGGGGATATTTTCATCCACATTATAAGGCGTGCGTGCGAAAATGGTACTGGAAGTGGCAATTGTTTACATCATTCAGagctgattttttgttttcgttttgacTCTATTAGCTTATTTTGGGTATTCAGGTGGTGCTACAACACTCGAACATCGACACCAACAAGCATTATCGGATCTCAGTTATTTCGTTCTCGTTCACTCTATGGAAATCTTCAATACCAGtgacgaagatgaaaaaatAACTCAACgtgaaaatgtaaaacaatttgTAAAGATGGTGCGCCTCTTTGAACTATCTTGTGAAGATTCCATAAACGATCCGGAACTACTCCTTTTTCTCGCTGAGTGCTTTGTGCAAGTGGATtatacaaaagaagaagaagaagatttcTTTGAAGTTACCGCAGATGATATTTGGCGCTCCATAAATTTTGCAATAGGTCAGTAGGATAAATCACTGTTCCTCTTTCCAATTCGCATAACATTAGACCTTTTCTTAAGATTTTCACAAAGTTGTTGCAAAAATGCCCGTCAACGGGTTCAGCCCTAATTTGGTCGCCAAAGATCTAGCGCTTTCGACGGCTATATTGCAAGTAATCCACAGCCTAAGAGAAATCGATGAATTTGAACCCTTTGTGAACGGGATATTAGGGGCCATGAGTGATTACCAAGATGCATCTCTGAAAAATAAATCTCGTAAGTGTTTCTTGCTTTCTACAGTAATGGAGCGTATGCATGCGTTCGCCATTTGCGCTATGTATTAATTGTGGTTTTTTCTTATGTGCTAGGTTTTAAGGCAATACTTCCATGTGCATAGCCAATGCATCAAGTGCGAGCCATGGCTATCCTTAATACCAATTAATAAATACTCGGATAAGTTCCATTTGGTACTCTCTATCTTTCCGTTAATTTTTCAACTTTCGTGTTTGAAGTAATCTGCCAAACGTGGCTGGGAGCGTTCGCAACAAATCTACTTCTTTCACATGTCTTTATCACGATGCCACTACTTGTCACCATTCTCACGTGTCATAAGTCAAAAGCGTATTTCGCCGGATCTGATTTCTTATAAATGACGTTCATTTTGTCAAGCCAAGATATAGTTCGTTTGTAAACACAGAATTATgcaatacattttttcttgttttcaataACTTTTTTCATCGAATCTCTTTTACCCATTTAAGAAATAGGGGGAAAAGATCTGAAAGCAAACTACGAAAATGAACAATTGGAAGTATTTTACCCGGAACTCCGAGAGCGATGAAGCCAGGAGGAAGtaacaaaactaaaaagtaTGATTGGCCTCCAGAGGGCTACGGTCGGCAGTTTTATAGCAGCGGCTTTTCGTAGTACTGGCAACTGTTTCTGGAATAGTCTTCTGTACCTTTTCCTAACGTTCTCTCTCAGTTACATCACCACGTGTTTTGTCGGACAGTAAGCCGGGATCTCTGCGTATTCGAACGTTAAATTTTCATCGACAAAATGCTACAAGCCGCAAGATTGTGTACCCGTCCTCTTAAGGATTGTACAGTTCTCGCATCCGATGTATTTCAAAGGCGTGGAATTACACATTTTTGTCAAAAGGTAAGCGGCAAACCCTTAACCTTAATGAAATAAGTGTTGTATTAATATAAAGATTTTTCTGTGTTCTGTGTGGCTTAGATGAAATAGTTGATAACATTcacattgtttttcaattttctaaattgttatttttatcaCAATTTCTTATTTGTAGAACAATTCACGTTCCCTGTGGGAGTTGCAGAGAAGGTTTAAATCAGATGGAGTTAAAGGCCCTGTAATTGGAATAGATTTGGGAACAACAAATTCTTGTGTTGCAATAATGGAAGGCAAGACTCCTAAAGTGATTGAAAATGCTGAAGGCTCAAGAACCACACCATCTGTCATTGCTTTCACAAAAGGTGTGTTACATCATCTCACTGGCGGTACTCCTCAGATGCCTTAATATTGTAATCATTATGATAGATGGTGAACGCCTAGCTGGAATGCCTGCAAAGAGACAAGCTGTTACCAATGCTCAAAACACTCTATATGCCACTAAACGTCTGATTGGTCGTAAATTTGAAGATCCTGAAGTGAAGAAAGACATGTAAGCCcaatttttgatttcttcatttctttcttttttttttattcatagGTTAATGAGTAATAACCTGTTAGGTTGTTTAGTGAAAGTCAGTAAATTTAAGATGTATGTCTATTTGTATACAGGAAAACTGTTTCGTACAAAATTGTCCGTGCTTCCAACGGCGACGCGTGGGTAGAGGCTCAAGGAAAACTATACTCCCCTTCCCAAATCGGAGCCTTCGTCCTTACAAAGATGAAAGAAACCGCAGAAGCTTACTTAGGTACACCCGTCAAGAATGCAGTCGTTACCGTTCCAGCCTATTTCAATGATTCCCAACGACAGGTTAGACGATACTTGGTGTTTCTTGAGCCAacttttcatgtttttattcCAACCGTTTATTTAGGCAACAAAAGATGCTGGGCAAATCTCTGGCCTCAACGTTTTGCGTGTCATCAACGAGCCAACTGCTGCTGCTTTAGCTTATGGCATGGACAAGTCAGAAGATAAAATCATTGCCGTGTATGACTTGGGTGGAGGAACTTTCGATATTTCCATTTTGGAAATTCAGAAAGGTGTGTTTGAAGTAAAGTCAACAAATGGAGACACTTTCTTGGGTGGAGAAGACTTCGACAATGCACTTGTGAATTTCCTTGTTAGCGAGTTCAAGCGTGATCAGGGACTCGATATCACCAAAGATCCCATGGCAATGCAACGAGTAAAAGAGGCAGCCGAAAAAGCCAAAATTGAGTTGTCATCGTCCTCGCAAACCGATATCAATTTGCCGTACCTAACTATGGACGCATCCGGACCTAAGCATATGAACCTGAAGATGTCGCGTTCCAAACTGGAGAGCTTGGTTGGGGACTTGATCAAACGTACCGTCGGCCCATGTCAGAAAGCGTTGAAAGACGCTGAAGTCAGCAAAAACGAAATTGGTGATGTTCTTCTTGTCGGAGGCATGTCTCGTATGCCAAAAGTTCAAGAAACCGTCAAAGGTAAACGCATTTTACTTGTTCGCTTTATGCTGAAAAATCTTCCGTTtgtttattgattttcattgttgtttttttttatcgtgtcTGTAACAGATATCTTCGGCCGTGTTCCGAGCAAAGCAGTCAACCCAGACGAAGCCGTCGCTGTTGGCGCAGCAATCCAAGGCGGAGTACTTGCTGGTGGCGTTACCGACATCCTTCTCCTTGACGTTACCCCATTGAGTTTAGGCATTGAGACGTTGGGAGGAGTTTTCACGAAACTTATTCAACGTAACACGACCATTCCCACAAAAAAATCTCAAGTTTTTAGCACAGCTGCCGACGGACAGACTCAAGTGGAAATCAAGGTTCATCAAGGTGAACGTGAGATGGCAGCGGACAACAAGATTCTCGGACAGTTTTCTCTCATTGGAATCCCTCCCGCTCCTCGTGGTGTCCCTCAAATCGAAGTCACATTCGATATTGACGCGAACGGTATCGTCCACGTTTCAGCGCGTGACAAAGGTACCGGCAAAGAGCAGCAAATTGTTATTCAATCAAGCGGCGGTTTGTCGAAAGATGAAATCGAAAATATGGTACGCAACGCCGAACAATTCGCCAAGGAAGATCAGATCAAACGCGATCGCGTCGAAGCTGTGAATCATGCCGAAGGTATCGTTCACGACACAGAGTCCAAGATGGAAGAATTTAAAGAACAACTCCCGGCAGAAGAATGCTCGAAGCTCCGCGAGCAAATTTCGGCAGTTAGAGATATGTTGGTAAACAAAGATTCAAAAACACCTGAAGAGATCAAGAAGACGACAAATGACCTCCAACAAGCATCTTTAAAACTTTTCGAGATGGCATACAAGAAAATGGCTGCAGATCGCGAAAGCAGCGGTGGAAGTAGCAACAGTGGTGACAGCACAGGGAGTAGcgacaagaaagaagaaaaacaatagggTTGTATGTTTACAAAATAATTGAACTTGCGTGTTACAATAAACAGTTAAACTTGTATGTCTTAAATGGCTACTGTTTGGCGGAATTTGTCTGTATCGCCCAACACGTTGATCATTTGGCATCAGGATAAGAGGGTCTTCACAAGTGCTCATTCTTTCGGTTAGGGCTTCGACCTGTCTACCCATTCGTTAACTGTGACCAGCCTACTGGCGCGAAGCCGGAAAAACACATTTAACGTGTGTCATGCCAGTACATTTCGGTATCAAGCTGGTCACGAGTAACCCATGGGTAGACCGAGGATGAACCTTACTTTCAGTGTTGTTTCCTTCGTTCCAATGGTGATTTGTTTGCTTATTTGTGGCCATCGTCGAGCACTTGTGTTTAATATCGTCTTTTCCAACATGTAACCAATGAGTCAACAAAGTATAGTCGTAACGACCTTCTATCATGCTGTAGTTCCAACCAAACGATAAATAGaccaaatttttatttaaaatcgTGATTTTACTTTTGTTGTATGTAAGACGGTTGAATCTTTGCTTCTGGGTTTCAGTAAAGGAAGATGTTTGCACCAGAGATCTGCCGaatcaattttgtttaaaatgatttttgagTTTGATATGTTTTGAACAAAATTTATTCGAATCAACCTGAAAGATTGTCAAAAACGAAAGTCGTTCTGCCGTAGGACCTCAACGTTTACCTATTAGACGAAATTATTACACTATACCATATTTGCACCTTTATTAGATGACAACTTCTAATCGCCGCCGAGCACCCCTAATCGTCGTTTCTTCGGAACTACAAGCTCGTCTTCAAGGTCGTATTGAAGAcattaaaacattaaaagaaaatggagaaaattgGCAGCCAAATACATCAGGGAGCATAGCTGCTTCGCATTGGTAACTTGAACAAGAAACATCTGAAAACTGCTTGGCATGCAAAAGCAAAGCCTCTCACCATCGTAGCAGACGCCAGTCATAACATGTACTGTACGTTGCTCAACAGTTGACGATTGTCACAAGTGTCACTACGTTTGTGATGTCAAAAGTATTTATTTTCAAGATGATTTCACGTAAACAGGTATGGCGTCAATGtggacaaaagttagaaacGAAACTGAGGTTGTTCCGTCGTAGAAAGTATGTTTCTTCAGCCGTTTTCTGATATTTAAGTCAGTTGAGGGGCAAAGTGTCCTGTGTCCCAAAAAACATCAAATTCTTATTGCTCAAAAGTAGAATTTAAATTGTGTATTTTCCCATGTTCGATGGTTTTGATGCTGTGAATCGatcgaaaatttttttcacaacaaaTACTTTGGAACGAGAAAATTGCCTCTTTCACCTGCTAGGATCATTTGTCTCTATTCTCAATTCACGTTGTTTACTATGCATGGTGCTTATGATATCTATGCGTCCAAATCTAGCACTCCGTGTTAACATAGAAATAAATGTGTCCATCGTTTATGATATAACCAACAAATGTTAAAATTAAACTAACTTCAGCTAACCGTATAAGACCCACtaattcaaataaatataCTGTGTTCTAAAATTCAGGGAACAATGGCGATGATGCCACAAGCAAGACGGGGTCCAGAACTGCCTGTCGTTTTGCTTTCTTCAGTGTCTTGGCGGCCGAGATCATCCTCATAGGCATGGACGACGATGGATCGTCCCACAATGGAATCAGGGCCGCGAAGCTTCAAAACATTGTCTAATATGTCAATGTTTGCAATACCATCATCGTTGGCGATTACGTTGCCCAAATCGCCAGCATGCCGATGATGGGGGCTGTCCTCCGGTGCACCATGAAGTGCATTGGTAGGATTGAAATGAGGCCCTGCAGAGTCACATCCCTTGGTGAAGATGTCTCCATACTGATGGACGTGAAAACCGTGTTTGCCTGGCGTCAATCCTGTGATTCGACCGAAAACCCTTACGCCACCTGTAGACGCCGATTCGGTGAAATTGACAACACCTGTAACAGACGAATTTCCGAACATGTATGCTTGGGCGTTACGTTCTTTTGCCTGGCAGGATACAGTCAACACTGTCAAGAAAATTGTACAAGCAAAAAACTCCGTaactattttcattttgtggTTTTAATGTATTAGGTTCGTTTAAATTACAAGGGAGCGACCAACGAATTTGGCACTTGGGGAAGACAGTGGAGAAGACTGGCTGAAAAGtgctttttttctcctcttatAAAGGCATCGATAGAGCGCAGGTAGTCGCAATTAAGCCCTCTAACCTCCAAAATCATCCTGTGGTTAGATATCCACCAAGTTACTGGAATTTTCTGAAGGTtgctttattttcttctatcgCTCTGTTAACCTTGTAATTGGTTGGGACAATGTCcatttcacttgtttttcGCTGACGATAGAATATTCTTTCTTCCCCAATCAAcaagataaataaaaacaaaacaaaccaaaaaaaacacacaggAAAAATATGCCCCATCGTATAGAAAACTTTCCCCTGA
The nucleotide sequence above comes from Daphnia carinata strain CSIRO-1 chromosome 3, CSIRO_AGI_Dcar_HiC_V3, whole genome shotgun sequence. Encoded proteins:
- the LOC130685241 gene encoding stress-70 protein, mitochondrial-like, translated to MLQAARLCTRPLKDCTVLASDVFQRRGITHFCQKNNSRSLWELQRRFKSDGVKGPVIGIDLGTTNSCVAIMEGKTPKVIENAEGSRTTPSVIAFTKDGERLAGMPAKRQAVTNAQNTLYATKRLIGRKFEDPEVKKDMKTVSYKIVRASNGDAWVEAQGKLYSPSQIGAFVLTKMKETAEAYLGTPVKNAVVTVPAYFNDSQRQATKDAGQISGLNVLRVINEPTAAALAYGMDKSEDKIIAVYDLGGGTFDISILEIQKGVFEVKSTNGDTFLGGEDFDNALVNFLVSEFKRDQGLDITKDPMAMQRVKEAAEKAKIELSSSSQTDINLPYLTMDASGPKHMNLKMSRSKLESLVGDLIKRTVGPCQKALKDAEVSKNEIGDVLLVGGMSRMPKVQETVKDIFGRVPSKAVNPDEAVAVGAAIQGGVLAGGVTDILLLDVTPLSLGIETLGGVFTKLIQRNTTIPTKKSQVFSTAADGQTQVEIKVHQGEREMAADNKILGQFSLIGIPPAPRGVPQIEVTFDIDANGIVHVSARDKGTGKEQQIVIQSSGGLSKDEIENMVRNAEQFAKEDQIKRDRVEAVNHAEGIVHDTESKMEEFKEQLPAEECSKLREQISAVRDMLVNKDSKTPEEIKKTTNDLQQASLKLFEMAYKKMAADRESSGGSSNSGDSTGSSDKKEEKQ
- the LOC130685281 gene encoding uncharacterized protein LOC130685281, yielding MKIVTEFFACTIFLTVLTVSCQAKERNAQAYMFGNSSVTGVVNFTESASTGGVRVFGRITGLTPGKHGFHVHQYGDIFTKGCDSAGPHFNPTNALHGAPEDSPHHRHAGDLGNVIANDDGIANIDILDNVLKLRGPDSIVGRSIVVHAYEDDLGRQDTEESKTTGSSGPRLACGIIAIVP